A genomic segment from Aspergillus chevalieri M1 DNA, chromosome 7, nearly complete sequence encodes:
- a CDS encoding uncharacterized protein (COG:S;~EggNog:ENOG410PPS4;~InterPro:IPR036864,IPR021858,IPR001138;~PFAM:PF00172,PF11951;~go_function: GO:0000981 - DNA-binding transcription factor activity, RNA polymerase II-specific [Evidence IEA];~go_function: GO:0008270 - zinc ion binding [Evidence IEA];~go_process: GO:0006355 - regulation of transcription, DNA-templated [Evidence IEA]), which yields MRRVKKSRNGCARCKSKRVKCGEEKPHCNRCTRLGVRCPGYVQSLRWVTNHNGIQFENATRTAESESATPRTARSPAPQSPRAPEGLIKSLPTSPSIALEDANNPTTIGTTTATQEPPNPSSLEVGETSILCENLWDLNGDSLPELDDLSPPSSVAASTSEESIQQTDSPFAANFATTDLSNLFSLAAPAFQDNSRNYGHFSPTAIVRSYPPPSMRPQRIPQPLNGNSSWTLIEYYFKEVAALFSSYDSQMNPFRTTVSRLWGSSLAMCRTMQSMAAATLVHDFPQFGPMGLIMRNEAVDILTKETEMDDKSLLALLMLGQTASWHDPKDLGISFFNLLRKHLNGKSSGAEAFLSRHSKNYQFFEEALIYWEMLLSFVTDNDSLSLSNDASGMDDSLVPQRMPHPWTGIARDTQSAVQEVGRLVRRERKRIRAQRFTSQEDISLAQRAIDQAQQLEERLLGLAHPTEAEIISPGDDDTPVWHLLTMAEAYRCTGLIQLYRVFPDLLRCRLPLPNTSTTNPDRDPFLSDQILGDDCNLDGFEFPWLDANSPKKTPTPPAPGTTHKIKAADSYYNTWLTEFTLTTLSRLKTIPMESRTRCVQPFLFVASSSELRLPSVPMDESNTNPNINTNTRDHNNEGNVSHAVEVLRTRKFLLGRLTSYLHVLPPKPIHVCLQLVKEVWRRMDIGERDVYWMDVMIERGWETTMG from the exons ATGCGACGAGTGAAGAAATCCCGAAATGGTTGTGCCAGGTGCAAGAGTAAACGC GTCAAATGCGGCGAAGAGAAACCTCATTGCAATCGTTGCACTAGACTGGGTGTCAGATGTCCCGGATACGTCCAGTCACTGCGCTGGGTGACCAACCACAATGGCATACAATTTGAGAATGCTACGAGGACGGCCGAAAGCGAAAGTGCTACTCCCAGAACAGCTCGATCTCCTGCTCCTCAATCACCTAGAGCACCAGAAGGGCTAATCAAATCGTTGCCTACGTCTCCATCAATAGCTTTGGAGGACGCGAACAATCCCACCACGATCGGTACCACTACCGCGACCCAGGAACCACCAAACCCGTCTAGTCTAGAAGTAGGTGAGACGAGCATTCTATGCGAAAACCTGTGGGATCTTAACGGAGACTCCTTGCCGGAGCTGGACGATCTATCCCCTCCCTCTTCAGTCGCAGCATCGACATCCGAGGAATCAATCCAGCAAACAGACTCGCCGTTCGCTGCAAATTTTGCAACAACCGACTTGTCAAACCTATTTTCGCTAGCAGCGCCAGCGTTCCAAGACAACAGCCGTAACTATGGCCACTTCTCCCCAACGGCCATCGTGCGCAGCTATCCTCCTCCGTCCATGAGGCCGCAGCGCATACCCCAGCCCTTAAACGGTAACTCATCCTGGACTCTAATCGAATACTACTTCAAAGAAGTAGCAGCGCTGTTCTCGAGCTATGATAGCCAAATGAATCCCTTCCGCACAACAGTATCTCGTCTCTGGGGATCATCGCTGGCCATGTGTCGAACGATGCAGAGCATGGCCGCAGCGACACTAGTCCACGATTTCCCTCAATTCGGGCCGATGGGGTTGATAATGCGAAACGAAGCCGTTGACATCCTGACCAAGGAGACGGAAATGGATGATAAGTCCCTCCTGGCATTGCTCATGTTGGGGCAGACGGCTAGTTGGCACGATCCGAAGGATTTGGGGATTTCATTCTTCAACTTACTTCGAAAGCACCTCAATGGCAAGTCATCTGGTGCGGAAGCATTTTTGTCCAGGCACAGCAAAAATTACCAGTTCTTCGAAGAAGCTCTGATATATTGGGAGATGCTCCTATCCTTTGTCACTGACAATGACTCGCTCTCGTTGTCTAATGATGCCTCTGGAATGGACGATTCACTTGTCCCCCAACGCATGCCTCACCCCTGGACCGGGATAGCCCGCGATACCCAATCCGCAGTCCAAGAAGTAGGCAGGCTCGTCCGACGAGAGCGAAAACGCATCCGCGCTCAACGCTTCACGTCACAAGAAGATATCTCACTAGCCCAAAGAGCCATCGATCAAGCACAGCAACTCGAAGAAAGACTCCTTGGACTGGCGCACCCCACAGAAGCCGAAATCATAAGCCCCGGCGACGACGATACACCCGTCTGGCATCTGCTAACTATGGCCGAGGCATACCGATGTACAGGCCTGATACAGCTATACCGCGTGTTCCCAGATCTTCTCCGCTGCCGCTTACCATTACCAAACACCAGCACGACTAATCCTGATCGCGACCCCTTCCTCTCAGACCAAATCCTAGGCGATGACTGCAACCTAGACGGCTTCGAATTCCCCTGGCTCGACGCCAACAGCCCAAAGAAAaccccaacaccaccagcaccaggaACAACACACAAAATCAAAGCCGCAGACTCCTACTACAACACCTGGCTTACCGAATTCACCCTAACAACCCTCTCGCGCCTGAAAACCATCCCCATGGAATCCCGCACTCGCTGCGTGCAgcccttcctcttcgtcgcGTCAAGCAGTGAGCTCCGACTTCCCAGTGTTCCAATGGACGAGTCGAACACCAATCCAAACATAAACACCAATACTCGAGATCATAATAACGAGGGGAATGTATCGCACGCAGTCGAAGTCCTCCGAACACGCAAGTTCCTCCTTGGACGACTTACCTCGTATCTACATGTGCTGCCGCCGAAACCGATACATGTGTGCTtgcagttggtgaaggaggTTTGGCGGAGGATGGATATTGGTGAGAGGGATGTTTATTGGATGGACGTTATGATAGAGAGGGGGTGGGAGACTACTATGGGGTAG